In one window of Streptomyces sp. NBC_01224 DNA:
- the hypA gene encoding hydrogenase maturation nickel metallochaperone HypA → MHEMSIAMAVVGQVEEAALAGGAVAVTSVRLQVGELAGVVPDALSFCFELACAGTVLEGAELVVDSVRARARCAPCADEWAVGMPPQLCCPLCGEATAELLSGRELQISDVHWDEGPAQRRTREPISEER, encoded by the coding sequence ATGCATGAGATGTCCATCGCCATGGCCGTCGTCGGCCAGGTGGAAGAAGCAGCCCTGGCCGGCGGCGCCGTCGCCGTCACATCCGTCCGGCTCCAGGTCGGCGAGCTGGCCGGAGTGGTCCCCGACGCACTGTCCTTCTGTTTCGAACTGGCCTGCGCCGGGACCGTTCTGGAAGGCGCGGAGCTGGTGGTCGACTCCGTACGGGCGAGAGCACGCTGCGCGCCCTGTGCGGACGAATGGGCGGTCGGAATGCCTCCGCAGCTGTGCTGCCCCTTGTGCGGCGAGGCAACCGCGGAGCTGCTCTCGGGCCGCGAACTGCAGATCTCCGACGTCCACTGGGACGAAGGACCTGCGCAAAGACGTACCCGTGAACCGATTTCCGAGGAGCGCTGA
- a CDS encoding DUF6893 family small protein produces the protein MKKIIIGGALAAVVAALVAQVLPDIRRYVRMRCM, from the coding sequence ATGAAGAAGATCATCATCGGCGGCGCGCTCGCCGCCGTCGTTGCCGCACTCGTGGCCCAGGTACTGCCCGACATCAGGCGCTACGTGCGCATGCGGTGCATGTGA
- a CDS encoding hydrogenase maturation protease, translating into MTAPSERRTTTLVAGVGNIFLGDDGFGVETVRRLASGPLPGHVEAVDIGVRGVHLAYQLLDGYDTLVLIDATERGGDPGTLYLIEADRPGRIEPQEALLDGHRMSPDAVLALLETLCAGTGCTPPRRTLVVGCEPACVEEGIGLSGPVAAAVPEAVNMVLRLVRDDERTAPTAQSAVGQAIN; encoded by the coding sequence ATGACAGCGCCCTCGGAGCGGAGAACGACGACTTTGGTGGCGGGCGTCGGCAACATCTTCCTCGGCGACGACGGCTTCGGCGTCGAGACCGTACGACGACTGGCGTCAGGGCCCCTGCCCGGCCACGTCGAAGCGGTGGACATCGGGGTGCGCGGAGTCCACCTCGCCTACCAGCTCCTCGACGGATACGACACGCTGGTCCTGATCGATGCCACCGAACGCGGCGGCGATCCCGGAACGCTGTATCTGATCGAGGCCGACCGGCCCGGCCGTATCGAGCCGCAGGAAGCTCTGCTCGACGGCCACCGCATGTCCCCCGACGCGGTCCTGGCCCTGCTGGAGACCCTGTGTGCCGGGACGGGCTGCACCCCCCCGAGACGCACGCTGGTTGTCGGATGCGAACCAGCCTGCGTCGAGGAGGGCATCGGCCTGAGCGGTCCCGTGGCCGCTGCTGTACCGGAGGCCGTGAACATGGTCCTGCGCCTTGTGCGGGATGACGAACGGACCGCGCCCACCGCACAGTCGGCGGTCGGCCAGGCCATCAACTGA
- a CDS encoding DUF6084 family protein: protein MTDFTFTCTGVRADPYAAGPTLVFRLRITASEEARVHALALRCQIRIEPARRGYETTEAEGLTDLFGERSRWGSTLQPVQFAQVPVMVPAFTGATETDVVVPCTYDLEIAATRYLNALTDGEVPLLMLFSGTAFTGSGGFRVEPVPWDLEAPFRMPVAVWKEMVDQHFPGCGWIRLPRDTMSDLIAYRSRHALPSWETTVRALLDAAGTTALPPADRAFADAGLAGLAERTAQ from the coding sequence ATGACGGACTTCACCTTCACCTGCACCGGCGTACGCGCCGACCCGTACGCCGCCGGCCCCACCCTGGTCTTCCGGCTGCGCATCACCGCATCCGAAGAGGCGCGGGTGCACGCACTCGCGCTGCGCTGCCAGATCCGTATCGAGCCGGCCCGGCGCGGCTACGAAACGACTGAGGCCGAGGGCCTGACGGACCTGTTCGGAGAGCGCTCACGCTGGGGCAGCACACTCCAGCCTGTGCAGTTCGCCCAGGTCCCGGTCATGGTGCCCGCGTTCACCGGGGCGACCGAGACGGACGTCGTCGTGCCCTGCACCTATGACCTGGAGATCGCCGCAACACGGTACTTGAACGCGCTGACGGATGGTGAGGTGCCGCTCCTCATGCTCTTCTCCGGCACCGCTTTCACCGGTTCCGGAGGCTTCCGGGTCGAGCCGGTGCCCTGGGACCTGGAGGCGCCCTTCCGGATGCCGGTGGCGGTGTGGAAGGAGATGGTCGACCAGCACTTCCCCGGGTGCGGCTGGATCCGGCTTCCCCGCGACACCATGAGCGACCTGATCGCATACCGCTCCCGGCACGCACTGCCCTCCTGGGAGACGACCGTCCGGGCGCTTCTCGACGCGGCCGGGACCACGGCCCTCCCGCCGGCGGACCGGGCATTCGCCGACGCCGGGCTCGCCGGGCTCGCCGAGAGGACGGCGCAGTGA
- a CDS encoding DUF5947 family protein gives MSAPMTWVGRPAPASGVHTLRRFAAPREPRQERCELCGVPVAEGNHRHLVDTEERSLACACTPCALLFERPGAAHGRFLSVPDRYLADHDHRLDDNAWELLQIPVSVAFFFRNAALDRLVALYPSPAGATESELDPSTWQTVLGGSRLSQLLEPDVEALLLRRTEGRAECYLVPIDICYELVGRMRLLWQGFDGGAEARADLQAFFEHVERRAEATVGELRP, from the coding sequence ATGAGCGCGCCCATGACGTGGGTCGGGCGGCCCGCGCCCGCCTCGGGCGTGCACACGCTGCGGCGGTTCGCGGCACCGCGCGAACCCCGGCAGGAGCGTTGCGAACTGTGCGGAGTGCCGGTGGCCGAGGGGAACCACCGGCATTTGGTGGACACCGAGGAGCGTTCCCTGGCGTGCGCCTGCACCCCGTGCGCCCTGCTCTTCGAGCGGCCCGGCGCCGCCCACGGCCGGTTCCTGAGCGTCCCGGACCGCTATCTGGCCGACCACGACCACCGTCTCGACGACAACGCGTGGGAACTCCTGCAGATCCCGGTCAGCGTGGCTTTCTTCTTCCGGAACGCCGCACTGGACCGGCTGGTGGCGCTCTACCCGAGCCCTGCCGGAGCCACCGAGAGCGAACTCGATCCGTCGACCTGGCAGACGGTCCTCGGCGGCAGCCGTCTCTCCCAGCTGCTCGAACCCGACGTGGAGGCACTGCTGTTGCGCCGCACCGAGGGCCGGGCCGAGTGCTATCTGGTACCGATCGACATCTGCTACGAGCTGGTGGGACGCATGCGCCTGCTGTGGCAGGGCTTCGACGGAGGAGCCGAGGCCCGTGCCGATCTGCAGGCCTTCTTCGAACACGTCGAACGCCGGGCCGAGGCAACGGTGGGGGAGCTACGACCATGA
- a CDS encoding nickel-dependent hydrogenase large subunit: MAPKTKAAGDGSGLVEMAWDPITRIVGSLGIHTKIDFKQKRVAECYSTSSVFRGYSVFMRGKDPRDAHFITSRICGICGDNHATCSVYTQNMAYGVKPPHLGEWIINLGESAEYMFDHNIFQENLVGVDYCEKMVRETNPGVLELAERTEAPHAGEHGYRTIADIMRSLNPIEGEFYREALQVSRYTREMFCLMEGRHVHPSTLYPGGVGTIASVQLFTDYLSRLMRYVEFMKRVVPLHDDLFDFFYEALPGYEEVGRRRVLLGCWGALNDPEHCDFTYANMSDWGRRMFVTPGVIVDGKLVTNDLTEINLGIRILLGSSYYDDWEGKEQFVTHDPLGNPVDPRHPWNQHTIPAPQKRNFDDKYSWVMSPRWFDGKDHLALDTGGGPIARLWSTALSGLVDVGYVKATGHSVVINLPRTMTKPETTFEWKIPKWSNALERNRARTYFQAYAAAIALHCAEKGLEEVRAGRTQTWEKFDVPDESIGVGFTEAVRGVLSHHMVIRDGKIANYHPYPPTPWNASTRDSYGTPGPYEDAVQNTPIFEENPPENFKGIDIMRTVRSFDPCLPCGVHMYVGGGKTVQKMHVPTGLSGLGG, translated from the coding sequence ATGGCACCGAAAACGAAGGCGGCCGGCGACGGCAGCGGCCTGGTGGAGATGGCCTGGGATCCGATTACCCGGATCGTGGGCAGTCTCGGTATCCACACGAAGATCGACTTCAAGCAGAAGCGGGTCGCGGAGTGCTACAGCACCTCGTCGGTCTTCCGCGGCTACAGCGTCTTCATGCGGGGCAAGGACCCCAGGGACGCGCATTTCATCACCAGTCGCATCTGCGGGATCTGTGGCGACAACCACGCCACGTGTTCCGTATACACGCAGAACATGGCGTACGGAGTGAAGCCGCCGCACCTCGGTGAGTGGATCATCAACCTCGGCGAGTCCGCGGAGTACATGTTCGACCACAACATCTTCCAGGAGAACCTGGTCGGGGTCGACTACTGCGAAAAGATGGTCCGCGAGACCAATCCCGGTGTCCTGGAACTGGCCGAGCGCACCGAAGCGCCGCACGCCGGGGAGCACGGCTACCGTACGATCGCCGACATCATGCGGTCGCTCAACCCCATCGAGGGCGAGTTCTACCGCGAGGCCCTCCAGGTGAGCCGCTACACCCGGGAGATGTTCTGCCTGATGGAGGGGCGCCATGTGCACCCGTCCACGCTCTACCCGGGCGGCGTGGGCACCATCGCCTCCGTCCAGCTCTTCACGGACTACCTCAGCCGCCTCATGCGCTATGTGGAGTTCATGAAGCGGGTCGTGCCCCTGCACGACGACCTGTTCGACTTCTTCTACGAGGCCCTGCCCGGGTACGAAGAGGTCGGCCGCCGACGGGTGTTGCTCGGGTGCTGGGGAGCGCTCAACGACCCTGAGCACTGCGACTTCACGTACGCCAACATGAGCGACTGGGGACGGAGGATGTTCGTCACCCCCGGTGTGATCGTGGACGGCAAGCTGGTCACCAATGACCTGACCGAGATCAACCTCGGCATCCGGATCCTGCTGGGCAGTTCGTACTACGACGACTGGGAGGGCAAGGAGCAGTTCGTCACCCACGACCCGCTCGGCAACCCGGTCGACCCCCGCCACCCGTGGAACCAGCACACGATCCCGGCGCCGCAGAAGCGGAACTTCGACGACAAGTACAGCTGGGTGATGTCGCCGCGCTGGTTCGACGGCAAGGACCACCTGGCCCTCGACACCGGCGGCGGCCCCATCGCCCGGCTGTGGTCCACCGCGCTCTCCGGACTCGTCGACGTCGGCTACGTCAAGGCCACCGGTCACAGCGTCGTCATCAACCTGCCGCGCACGATGACCAAGCCCGAGACCACCTTCGAGTGGAAGATCCCGAAGTGGAGCAACGCGCTGGAGCGCAACCGCGCCCGCACCTACTTCCAGGCGTACGCGGCCGCGATCGCGCTGCACTGTGCGGAGAAGGGACTCGAAGAGGTCCGCGCCGGACGTACCCAGACCTGGGAGAAGTTCGACGTCCCGGACGAGAGCATCGGCGTCGGATTCACCGAGGCCGTACGCGGCGTGCTGTCGCACCACATGGTGATCAGGGACGGCAAGATCGCCAACTATCACCCCTACCCTCCGACGCCGTGGAACGCCAGCACCAGGGACAGCTACGGAACTCCCGGTCCCTACGAGGACGCCGTGCAGAACACGCCGATCTTCGAGGAGAACCCGCCGGAGAACTTCAAGGGCATCGACATCATGCGCACCGTGCGCAGCTTCGACCCCTGTCTCCCGTGCGGCGTCCACATGTACGTCGGTGGGGGCAAGACGGTGCAGAAGATGCATGTGCCCACCGGGCTGAGCGGACTGGGCGGATGA